In one Cupriavidus taiwanensis genomic region, the following are encoded:
- a CDS encoding ABC transporter substrate-binding protein, which produces MSFRSGVNGRLAGLLVACAIGTGGASCAAFAANTAATTTAEQGVTADTILLGQSAALTGPTAVLGKQMNSGALLYFDHINQQGGIHGRKIRLEALDDYYEPEPAAKNTKKLIEEDRVFALFGYVGTPTSQAALPLAIQARVPFFGPYTGAQSLREPRSRYVFHVRAGYNEETAAILRQIQTTGLKRVAVVYNEDAYGKAGLDGLERALKAAPDSGVQIVAREPVVRNTTEIGDAMQGSMKARPDAVVMISAYRTAGAFVKEALRRGYNGQFYNVSFVGTQALANVVGAQGSGVIISQVMPHPGNATLPIVREYLRLLQAAGKPSEFDYASIEGFIAAKAFTEGLRRAGKDLTREKLVTALESMRNYDLGGFIVNFTPDNHVGSKFVEMTIINSKGQVIR; this is translated from the coding sequence ATGTCTTTCCGATCCGGGGTCAACGGCCGGCTTGCCGGCCTGCTGGTGGCGTGCGCCATCGGCACTGGCGGCGCGTCCTGCGCCGCTTTCGCGGCGAATACCGCGGCCACCACCACAGCCGAGCAAGGCGTCACCGCCGACACCATCCTGCTGGGCCAGTCCGCCGCGCTGACGGGCCCGACCGCGGTGCTCGGCAAGCAGATGAATTCAGGCGCGCTGCTGTATTTCGACCACATCAACCAGCAGGGCGGCATCCACGGGCGCAAGATCCGGCTCGAGGCGCTGGACGACTATTACGAACCCGAACCGGCGGCAAAGAATACGAAGAAGCTGATCGAAGAGGATCGCGTCTTCGCCCTGTTCGGCTATGTCGGCACACCCACCAGCCAGGCCGCGCTGCCGCTGGCGATCCAGGCCAGGGTGCCGTTCTTCGGTCCGTACACGGGCGCGCAGTCGCTGCGCGAGCCGCGCAGCCGCTACGTGTTCCATGTGCGCGCCGGCTACAACGAGGAAACCGCGGCGATCCTGCGCCAGATCCAGACCACCGGGCTCAAGCGCGTGGCCGTGGTCTACAACGAGGATGCCTACGGCAAGGCCGGCCTGGACGGGCTCGAGCGCGCGCTCAAGGCCGCGCCCGACAGCGGCGTGCAGATCGTCGCGCGCGAGCCCGTGGTGCGCAACACCACGGAGATCGGCGACGCCATGCAGGGCTCGATGAAGGCCAGGCCCGACGCCGTGGTCATGATCAGCGCCTACCGCACCGCCGGCGCCTTCGTGAAGGAAGCGCTGCGCCGCGGCTACAACGGCCAGTTCTACAACGTGTCCTTCGTCGGCACGCAGGCGCTGGCCAACGTGGTGGGCGCGCAAGGCAGCGGCGTGATCATCTCGCAGGTAATGCCGCACCCGGGCAACGCCACGCTGCCGATCGTGCGCGAATACCTGCGGCTGCTGCAGGCCGCGGGCAAGCCCAGCGAGTTCGACTACGCCAGCATCGAAGGCTTCATCGCCGCCAAGGCCTTCACCGAGGGCCTGCGCCGCGCCGGCAAGGACCTGACGCGCGAGAAGCTGGTGACCGCGCTGGAATCGATGCGCAACTACGATCTCGGCGGGTTTATCGTCAACTTCACGCCGGACAACCATGTCGGCTCGAAGTTCGTCGAGATGACGATCATCAATTCGAAGGGGCAGGTGATCCGCTGA
- a CDS encoding ABC transporter ATP-binding protein, whose amino-acid sequence MNATALQSRPMTEPAGQEGATPAAPILELRGVSKRFVKSLDAAARIANLFGAHAREEVVHAVDRVDLSIRAGEVVGLVGESGCGKSTLGRMAVGLHSLTEGERLWRGTNLDHLPPDQRREKQLAIQMIFQDPYASLNPRLRVLDIVGEAPVVHGLVGRGAQKGYVEDMLVRVGMDPTVLRRFPHQFSGGQRARIGIARALAVKPEFLVCDESVAALDVSIQAQVLNLFMRLREELNLTYLFISHDLGVVKHISDRVVIMYLGRVVESAPTEDVFAAPNHPYTQALLAEAPKLEVARKTYVAIRGEIPSPLNPPSGCHFHPRCPHAMPRCREEQPLLKEIAPLRFSACHLNDMK is encoded by the coding sequence ATGAACGCCACTGCACTGCAATCCCGACCGATGACCGAACCCGCCGGGCAGGAAGGCGCCACGCCCGCCGCGCCGATCCTCGAACTGCGCGGCGTGTCCAAGCGTTTCGTCAAGTCGCTCGATGCGGCGGCGCGCATCGCCAACCTGTTCGGCGCGCATGCGCGCGAAGAGGTGGTGCACGCGGTGGACCGCGTCGACCTGAGCATCCGCGCCGGCGAAGTGGTAGGGCTGGTGGGCGAGTCCGGCTGTGGCAAGTCCACGCTCGGCCGCATGGCGGTGGGCCTGCATTCGCTGACCGAAGGCGAGCGGCTGTGGCGCGGCACCAACCTGGACCACCTGCCGCCGGACCAGCGCCGCGAGAAGCAACTGGCGATCCAGATGATCTTCCAGGACCCGTATGCCTCGCTCAACCCGCGGCTGCGGGTGCTCGACATCGTCGGCGAGGCGCCGGTGGTGCACGGTCTGGTCGGGCGCGGCGCGCAGAAGGGCTATGTCGAGGACATGCTGGTGCGCGTGGGCATGGACCCGACCGTGCTGCGCCGCTTTCCGCACCAGTTCTCAGGCGGCCAGCGCGCGCGCATCGGCATTGCACGCGCGCTCGCGGTGAAGCCCGAGTTCCTGGTCTGCGATGAATCCGTGGCGGCACTGGACGTGTCGATCCAGGCCCAGGTGCTGAACCTGTTCATGCGCCTGCGCGAAGAACTGAACCTGACCTACCTGTTCATCAGCCACGACCTGGGCGTGGTCAAGCACATCAGCGACCGGGTGGTGATCATGTACCTGGGCCGGGTGGTCGAATCCGCGCCGACCGAAGACGTGTTCGCCGCGCCCAACCATCCCTATACGCAAGCGCTGCTGGCGGAGGCGCCTAAACTGGAGGTGGCGCGCAAGACCTATGTCGCGATCCGCGGCGAGATCCCATCGCCGCTGAACCCGCCGAGCGGCTGCCATTTCCATCCGCGCTGCCCGCACGCGATGCCGCGTTGCCGGGAAGAGCAGCCGCTGCTCAAGGAAATTGCGCCGCTGAGGTTCTCGGCATGCCATTTGAATGACATGAAGTAG